The proteins below come from a single Aegilops tauschii subsp. strangulata cultivar AL8/78 chromosome 6, Aet v6.0, whole genome shotgun sequence genomic window:
- the LOC141025837 gene encoding uncharacterized protein, translated as MVDGVAEDEYGDEDDALHAPSGSDKRAPYLSSAHETPEEHTSGWGTWPDQPEEPSGHADDGGEPTDLEEEGGTVYQRGATRLPSVPATREQRWLIFPDGERYVSAFKIFVPSAFTFLQITNALALSCCRGWDHHHSVRRPNSVLGVLCRQNFPGFVTLPGEGRLPELGLSWEHYVAAPAPPDVIIDGVVCDTRADMVIRTFWTFYRCEEGYEEDCANVIENVCKRLLQNLRHEARVQAVRDYYALRGIKKTKPACRDKFLSKEQYMKVILKAFYLSSFI; from the exons atggtcgatggcgtcgCCGAAGATGAatatggtgatgaagatgacgcgctgcacGCGCCTTCAGGTTCGGACAAGCGAGCCCCATACCTG agttcggcccacgagaccccggaggagcacacatccggatggggtacctggccggatcagcccgaggagccgagtggccatgctgatgatggcggggagccgactgatcttgaggaggagggtggcaccgtctaccagcgtggtgctacacggctcccgtccgtgccggcgacccgcgagcagaggtggttgatcttccctgatggggagaggtacgtaagtgcatttaaaatttttgtaccttctgcattcacgtttcttcaaataactaatgcgttggccttgtcatgctgcaggggttgggaccaccatcatagtgtccgccggcccaactccgtccttggagttctttgccggcaaaacttcccggggtttgtcacgttgcctggtgagggtcggcttccagagcttgggttgagctgggagcactacgtggctgccccggccccgccggatgtcattatcgacggtgtcgtgtgcgacacgagggcagacatggtgatcaggacgttctgg acattctacaggtgtgaggagggatacgaggaggactgcgcaaatgttatcgagaacgtctgcaagcgcctactccagaacttacggcacgaggctcgggtgcaggctgttcgagactactacgccttgcgtggtatcaagaagaccaagccggcgtgccgcgataagttcctgagtaaggagcagtacatgaaggtaattcttaaggccttctacttaagttccttcatttag